Proteins encoded together in one Amphiprion ocellaris isolate individual 3 ecotype Okinawa chromosome 14, ASM2253959v1, whole genome shotgun sequence window:
- the serpinf2a gene encoding alpha-2-antiplasmin, which produces MKLRLLLLLLCVCRLGLTEEPSPAAPHVSGTADKGEDDSDHDCRGTFSPEQHRVIGGAVEQLGLRLLENLPISPQQPNVILSPLSLALALAQLTLGARNETENLLLQSLHALRLPCFHHILGSLVPYFSHSSVEVAARMYLKPGFDVKISFVEDSLSRYKSQPVPLVSVEEVNQWVENVTNGHIANFLESIPHDVVLMLMNAVHFKGEWQTRFDPSVTSKGVFYLDNQNSVPVDMMKSAQYPLHLLDDPELEAQVASFPFKGNTSFLVVLPRGNVSSLLPKLNISDLYRRLPQEKTMQVNLPKVKLQYRQELQEALTSMGLGSLFSAPNLSGISDFPLKVTGVRHASTVELSEEGVEASATTAVTSMRSVSLFSVNSPFLFALVDDASLAPLFMGIVTNPAPDHDPMLRDDPHGNGNGTMSDQPTTDSAGKRDTVGDHSDGLHMEEVEDNSWQPCSAPSGGKHGNELQKKTQEDETCLKTEDPVPA; this is translated from the exons ATGAAGCTTCgtcttctcctgctgctgctttgtgtctgcCGTCTGGGACTGACT GAGGAGCCCAGTCCAGCAGCTCCTCATGTCTCCGGTACCGCGGATAAAGGAGAGGACGACTCTGATCACGACTGTAGAGGGACGTTCAGCCCTGAGCAGCACCGGGTGATAGGGGGCGCCGTCGAGCAACTGGGTTTACGGCTCCTGGAAAACCTTCCCATCAGTCCACAGCAGCCAAACGTGATCCTGTCGCCTCTCAGCCTGGCTTTGGCCCTCGCTCAGCTCACCTTAG GTGCTCGTAATGAGACGGAgaacctgctgctgcagagccTCCACGCCCTCCGGCTGCCGTGTTTCCACCACATCCTGGGGAGCCTCGTGCCTTATTTCAGCCACTCGTCTGTGGAGGTGGCAGCAAGAATGTACCTGAAACCAG GGTTCGATGTGAAGATATCCTTTGTGGAGGACTCTCTGTCCAG GTACAAATCCCAGCCTGTTCCTCTGGTGTCTGTGGAGGAAGTCAACCAGTGGGTGGAGAATGTCACCAATGGACACATCGCCAACTTCCTGGAGAGCATCCCGCATGATGTAGTGCTGATGCTCATGAACGCTGTACACTTCAAAG GTGAGTGGCAGACGCGATTTGACCCATCAGTGACCTCTAAGGGAGTGTTCTACCTGGACAACCAGAACTCGGTACCAGTGGACATGATGAAGTCTGCCCAGTACCCTCTACACCTGCTGGACGACCCCGAGCTGGAAGCACAG GTTGCCAGTTTTCCATTCAAGGGAAACACCAGCTTCTTGGTCGTCCTGCCCAGAGgaaacgtgtcgtcgctgcttCCCAAACTGAACATCTCTGACCTCTACAGACGTCTACCTCAGGAGAAAACCATGCAGGTCAACTTACCCAAGGTGAAGCTGCAGTACCgccaggagctgcaggaggcGCTGACCAGCATGG GCCTCGGCTCTCTGTTTTCTGCTCCAAATCTCTCGGGGATCTCTGACTTCCCCCTCAAGGTGACGGGTGTTCGCCACGCCAGTACCGTGGAGCTCAGCGAGGAAGGCGTGGAGGCGTCGGCCACCACCGCCGTCACCTCCATGCGCTCCGTCTCCCTGTTTTCCGTCAACTCGCCCTTCCTGTTCGCCCTCGTCGACGACGCCTCCCTGGCCCCCCTCTTCATGGGCATCGTCACAAACCCCGCCCCCGACCACGACCCCATGCTCCGTGACGATCCCCATGGCAACGGCAACGGCACCATGAGCGACCAACCGACGACAGACAGTGCCGGGAAAAGAGACACAGTCGGCGACCACAGTGACGGACTACACATGGAGGAAGTGGAGGACAACAGCTGGCAGCCCTGCAGCGCCCCCTCTGGTGGGAAACATGGAAATGAACTGCAGAAGAAGACGCAGGAGGACGAAACCTGCCTCAAAACAGAAGACCCTGTACCTGCCTGA